The genomic segment GAAAGTTTGCCGCTGCCATACAGACGATTCCACTTCCTGTAATGGGCGGAATTTCACTCATGTTATTTGGCGTTATTGCAGCCTCAGGAATCAGGATGCTTGTTGAGGCCAAGATAGACTACAGCAAGCCAAAGAATCTCATACTGACTGCCTTTGTTCTTATAATCGGCCTTAGCGGCGCGCAGATAAAGATCGGTTCTGTGACATTAGCCGGAATGGCTCTGGCAACGGTGTTCTCAATTTTTATCAGTCTGGCGTTTAAGCTTTTTGACGTCTTAGGGCTGATGAATGAGGAAGAGGTCCAACGTCCGACGTCCGAGGTCCGTCAGTAAGAGCAGAGGAAGAATTATTTGATCAGGAGCCACGGTTTTGTTTAGCCGTGGCTTTTTTGTATCTATTCCCCATCATTGATGCCGTAAAAGTTTGCACGGAGTCTGATAGATAATATTTATTACCCGATAAATGGGATTGATTTTAAGTTCAAAAGGGATTTATTTCGGAGTAATAGCACACATCTTCAGATTGGTTTTAAAACAACTAATTCCAGGGGAGGTAATTATGGTGAAGAAGAGGATACTTATTTCTTTTTTCGCAATCGTTCCCGTTTTACTCCTGTTATCATTTCAGACAATTTCCGCACAGACTTTAACCATTACAGTTGAAGGCCGTTCACCCGGACAGTTAAAACTAACCGAAACTACACAGATGTGGCCCGTTTCTTCGGGTCTGCCCGTTGTAGCACTCGGCAAGAGAGTATACCTGTCGGCAGATACAACTCGAGGGGGCGATACGACAGCCACAGCGCCTTTAGTGACATGGACGCTGACAGCAAAACCTGCAGGTTCAACTGCAACATTTGATTCGGCCGGTACAACCAGCGGGAATTCTTTCGTAGCCGATATGAGAGGCTTATATACGATAACCGCAACTATCGGCTCAAAAACGGCAACGCAGAACATTTTCGTCAGCGTATATAAAGGCATTACACTTACAAAGAACTGCGCCCCGTGCCACCAGACTCCGAAGACTATAGACAAATTTCCGCAGTGGAGCCAGTCGGCACATGCAACGATGTATAAGCGCGGCATCACAGGGCAGCTCTTCGGTGAATACGGTACATACTGCGTCAAATGCCACACGACGGGATGGGATTCAACGCTGGCAAACGGAAACTTTGGTTACAGGGCAAAGATCACCGGATGGGACACAACATGGTACAAGCCCAGAAAACCAGTCAATGATACAATTCATATTACACCGGGAGATTCGAGCAGATGGACACTGCTTGAGACACAATACCAGAGTGTAGATTCAGTAGCTAACATCGGGTGCGAGCAGTGCCACGGTCCGGCACAGGACCACGCATCGACTGCCGATCCGACAAAGGTTGCTGTTTCACTTCAGGGCAGCGTATGCAACGTTTGCCATGACCTGCCGCCTAGCTATGTGGTGGGAGGCGACTGGAGGCAGTCGAACCATGCAACAATGCCTTTAAGCGGCGAGGAAGCCGGACGTACAACCTGCTACCCGTGCCACAGCGGTGCTGCAATTGTAAAGTTCGCCAAGAACAAAACAACTCCGGGCTACAGTGCAACTACGGACAACGTTCCATCGATTTCGTGTGCAAGCTGCCACGATCCTCATCAGGCGAAGAATACAACATTCTCGGTCAGGCTGCTTACGCTTGATTCACTTGTCAACGGCTACAAGCCGCAGAACCCGACCGGAACGGGATCCATGTGCATGAACTGCCATCATGCCCGTGAGAACTCACAGGTAAGGGTGACAAACCAGGCGAAGAAATTTGCCGACCGGTTCTATCCGCATTACAGCCCGCAGTCGGATATGTTCCTGGGCGCCAACGGATATGAATACGGGCAGAACTTTACAGGTGAAGGCACGCACAAGAATGTTATGCCGAATGCCTGCGTTACGTGCCATATGGCGGCAAATCCCGATACATCAGTCAACAGGTTTGCCGAGGCAAACCACTACATGAAGATGGTTGATCAGCAGGGCAAAGACAGGGTTTATGCCTGCAAGGGCTGCCACCCGTCGGTTACGAGCTCCTTTGATGACGTTAAGGCTTCAAGCGACTATGACAAGAACGGTAAAATCGAAGGTGTTCAGACGGAAATCAGGGGATTACTCGACCAGCTGAAGGCAAAGCTTCCGAAGGATTCAACCGGTGAAGTTGTTACAATGGCAAGGGATTCCATGATCGTAAAGAACTTCCCGGGATATCCGAAGATTCTGGGACCGATGTGGGATTACTACTTTGTCAAGAACGACTGGAGCAACGGAGTCCACAACTCCAGATATGCCGTTTCACTGCTGCAGGCTTCACTGCTGCAACTGACCGGTGTTGAAATGACAAACAACGTAATTCCGCAGGCCTATTCGCTGCAGCAGAATTACCCGAACCCGTTTAACCCGGCAACAACCATTGAATTCTCAATTCCTGAAAATACAGACGTGACACTGAAGGTTTACGATGCCGTAGGACGCGAGGTTGAGACGCTCCATACAGGAACTCTAAAGACCGGGAACTACAAGATTATATGGAACGCCACCAATCTTGCCTCAGGAGTATACTACTACAAGCTTTCCACAGTTAACTATTCAACGGTTAAGAAGATGGTTTTCCTGAAGTAATTACTTAGAAGGGATCTGATGATGTAATGAAGCCCGGTTTAATAGCCGGGCTTTTTATTGCCATAAGGGAGTAAAAGAGGTATCTCTATTTCTTAAAATTAAAACGCGTATAGCTCAGATTAACATCTTTTAAGAGTTCGCGGGCTTTATCGGCTTCGTCTTCCACGACCATAAGTATGGCGGGATCGACAATGGGGTTTATGTTCTGGATTATATCCCCGCTAATAAAGTAGTGGATCCCCTCGCTGTCAAGGATGCTTTTAATAAAAGCTATGTCCACGAGGTTAAGCGTACGGAGGATTTCAACGAAACGGATATCGGAATCTATCTCATGGTTTTCTTCGGGAAGTTTTTCAACCAGGTCAGCTCCGCAATCGGAGCATTTTGTAAATCCTTCCCTGTATTCAGTTTTGCAGTTAGGGCAGAACATATAAATTCCCCTTTATTGTTAAAATAATATACAAAAATAATTTATAATTGCCAGTTTGACTAACCGGGCCATTGAGCACAGTTCGCCGTAGCTAAGGCTTAAAAATAAAACACTGAGAATTTCACATAAGTCTCCTGTCCTCCTTGAACCTGGTGCTTTTGGGATTGCCTTCTGCTCTATAGACCCGGTTATGTATAATATCAAAGATGGAGGACCAGACGGTATCAAAATTAAGAGACTTATCATACTGGCACATAAAGCCGAATCTGCCGCTCAGTATATTTTTTGCATGACCAATGGCATCGTTATATTCTCCATTTTTGAGGGCGTTATATGCCGTCAGGTATCTTTCTTCCGAAAAATAGGTATTCCCATTGCCTGCATCATATTTTCTCATTTGTCCAGATAAAAATTGATTTACAGTTATAATAAAGTTATTGCCGGCTTTGTTTTTTCCCGGATTCCTGATGTTAATTTCAAACGGGTTACATTCAACTACAGTCATTTTCCCGCTCGTGTCCGCCAAAAGTATGTTACAGCTTGATGCTATGGGTAAATTTTTCAAGGAATTTACTCCTTCAGCAACCGTATTGCAGTTTTCCAGAATATAGCGGACAAGGAAAACCGAATTCAGCCCGGGCATTATCTCTTCAATCTTCGGCATTACAAAGGTCATTGCCGCTACAAGTCCGTGCTCGTTAATTCCCTCCTCCCCGTTAATAAACGAAGAGGTATTCAGTATAAAACGGTTTTTGTTTTCAGGTTCATAATATTCACTCTTACTTACCTTTTTCAAAA from the Ignavibacteria bacterium genome contains:
- a CDS encoding T9SS type A sorting domain-containing protein, which translates into the protein MVKKRILISFFAIVPVLLLLSFQTISAQTLTITVEGRSPGQLKLTETTQMWPVSSGLPVVALGKRVYLSADTTRGGDTTATAPLVTWTLTAKPAGSTATFDSAGTTSGNSFVADMRGLYTITATIGSKTATQNIFVSVYKGITLTKNCAPCHQTPKTIDKFPQWSQSAHATMYKRGITGQLFGEYGTYCVKCHTTGWDSTLANGNFGYRAKITGWDTTWYKPRKPVNDTIHITPGDSSRWTLLETQYQSVDSVANIGCEQCHGPAQDHASTADPTKVAVSLQGSVCNVCHDLPPSYVVGGDWRQSNHATMPLSGEEAGRTTCYPCHSGAAIVKFAKNKTTPGYSATTDNVPSISCASCHDPHQAKNTTFSVRLLTLDSLVNGYKPQNPTGTGSMCMNCHHARENSQVRVTNQAKKFADRFYPHYSPQSDMFLGANGYEYGQNFTGEGTHKNVMPNACVTCHMAANPDTSVNRFAEANHYMKMVDQQGKDRVYACKGCHPSVTSSFDDVKASSDYDKNGKIEGVQTEIRGLLDQLKAKLPKDSTGEVVTMARDSMIVKNFPGYPKILGPMWDYYFVKNDWSNGVHNSRYAVSLLQASLLQLTGVEMTNNVIPQAYSLQQNYPNPFNPATTIEFSIPENTDVTLKVYDAVGREVETLHTGTLKTGNYKIIWNATNLASGVYYYKLSTVNYSTVKKMVFLK
- a CDS encoding acyl-CoA--6-aminopenicillanic acid acyl-transferase, with translation MYHPRLKGAHYLMGQKMGNIFRRSNAEFPIRLDKFQREFGRESTKLLKEHFPEAAEEIRGVTDAAGYDNELFTSWMMCMGCCMYNMEESESVEVRGCTAFCFVQNGEIYYARNNDLPPFLKKVSKSEYYEPENKNRFILNTSSFINGEEGINEHGLVAAMTFVMPKIEEIMPGLNSVFLVRYILENCNTVAEGVNSLKNLPIASSCNILLADTSGKMTVVECNPFEINIRNPGKNKAGNNFIITVNQFLSGQMRKYDAGNGNTYFSEERYLTAYNALKNGEYNDAIGHAKNILSGRFGFMCQYDKSLNFDTVWSSIFDIIHNRVYRAEGNPKSTRFKEDRRLM